A genomic region of Dreissena polymorpha isolate Duluth1 chromosome 4, UMN_Dpol_1.0, whole genome shotgun sequence contains the following coding sequences:
- the LOC127877306 gene encoding uncharacterized protein LOC127877306 isoform X2, which translates to MASSGNVMIIDDDDDNEPNHQQTENQMIKADDPLYAITRPNEPQNIQNDGDSGTKCIPAHFTRQLSTPLNIPKRLPHFGEHQTASHGASASRISETEEMSAVEDRLQKFQGNDVAPKRRERAGKPKWRRERPRSGCGFLGKDSNAPKFPFEVIEEMSAVNVTMLIIKGFGRKHRSSTVNINLDERNNRVTIEAQSMEELNTVQINMRGCLEQIRTRKRNVDKNVADFLATDPCRKCLRAKLKCKKIGAVIDAQEHSCELVGYAFTVNNLDTAFNVLDETLITRDIPLQTHDREAVNVSINKISQHKTELTGMFVSSTTVKLISFVEREVDEIETKIQNLMKDCKPKEERAIVELHNAKARCFNKHFSSGLQSAIRQRNGQYWPEQSGNDENIKVTITVIGESGLKDLLEQTVNKIWKERFDFAKVCTNADDKWLLVKGVSGKQGMTFLKHCEVTFDCFIEQFKEGTVQPPTGKSRVTVQPTEDSDTSSSSDDEMSPGAEADVDNENRQNRIVPARSIGSDTYIQLQGTCDYKVALARALQKSLESESGLNHPNNEARGLRQLRERSFPSLEFESPEYDDKGDRGYSDRMKKVVYLPQEDRKQQVQRPRHAYDKRDQGDNPSLMSTSSFSQNMNGMQIHVVKGDVTTEKADALVNMVSSNMDFGETTVSKAYQRAAGDALEQSYAAGRQHGRNINRVIVTQGCGKLICKIVIHVGLIVGKDRCKMCLSMLIPQILQECEKNRCQSIALIPLGLGRMYKYEADDCAEQTFLSLNQYHQTYGILKEVKIIVSDDKTLQVFTTALKSAAQSGTSSRVQLPSFQLPFQLPPQVARSCSPVTLQQPYMSRQQQLGLSKPFVQITGSRPSNPAVSSKPKAAQFQHKDGNSGQQARSDSSPNLQIDTRSTTRHYRSSRVKYQAVPGLNISVFAKDRPTCENALTEMGKTMKQDLLFEKKFERIHSLSKETKSEIAKVIDEHNIISIKEKDSFLLKGRRDGVLSAHSCIMEILLKNPRSSNTKRRTENTKRETLEFARVVAEEEPMAPNYWKHYQEGSTLANIILSVKHKIKGNDYEKVDIKPTSRTYSRIVRMVNETTDPSVIGKGKDANGLDPGRYSKLWVTQIQRIENLSLFRKYCHKRQSLFEQLVKQKKGAWLKVENSPKSTGPIVLQKLASRKMASDLHPEINEVLLFHGTTEDTIDTICQDGLDSRLGSGKAMFGPGVYGAEKALKADQYTDDPTSRTYGQGKVKKMFLMRMLLGQCFVCDDQNPTKYKRAPCCTCFSDVCKQHLQRFDSVIGDNQKLFREFVVYDNGQCYPEYLITYERR; encoded by the exons atggcATCGTCAGGAAACGTGATGATcattgatgacgatgatgataatgaaccTAACCATCAGCAAACTGAAAATCAAATGATAAAGGCGGATGATCCGCTCTATGCAATAACAAGGCCAAATGAACCGCAAAATATACAAAACGATGGAGATTCCGGTACTAAATGTATACCAGCACACTTTACGCGACAACTATCTACTCCACTGAACATTCCTAAACGGTTGCCGCATTTCGGTGAACATCAGACAGCGTCCCATGGAGCATCTGCTTCGAGAATATCTGAGACAGAAGAAATGTCTGCCGTTGAAGACAGACTGCAGAAGTTTCAAGGTAACGATGTGGCGCCTAAACGACGCGAGCGGGCGGGAAAACCTAAATGGCGGAGAGAAAGACCTCGTAGCGGATGTGGGTTTTTAGGTAAAGATTCAAATGCGCCGAAGTTTCCGTTTGAAGTTATAGAAGAAATGTCAGCCGTTAATGTCACGATGCTAATCATCAAAGGGTTTGGTAGGAAGCACAGGAGTTCTACTGTAAACATCAACCTCGACGAGCGAAATAATCGAGTGACCATTGAAGCACAATCAATGGAGGAATTGAATACCGTTCAGATAAACATGCGTGGATGTCTTGAACAGATACGTACGAGAAAAAGGAATGTTGATAAGAATGTGGCTGATTTTTTGGCAACTGATCCGTGTCGCAAATGCTTGCGTGCTAAATTGAAATGCAAAAAGATAGGAGCTGTAATTGATGCACAAGAACATTCTTGTGAACTGGTCGGGTATGCATTCACTGTAAACAATCTCGACACAGCGTTTAACGTTTTAGACGAAACGTTGATTACAAGAGACATTCCGTTGCAAACGCACGATCGCGAGGCTGTTAATGTGTCAATCAATAAAATAAGTCAACACAAAACCGAACTTACTGGTATGTTCGTGTCCTCGACGACAGTTAAATTAATCAGTTTCGTTGAAAGAGAAGTAGACGAAATAGAGACGAAGATCCAGAATTTGATGAAGGATTGTAAGCCAAAGGAAGAACGCGCGATTGTGGAATTACATAATGCAAAAGCCAGGTGCTTTAACAAGCACTTTTCGAGTGGACTTCAATCTGCAATAAG ACAAAGAAACGGCCAGTATTGGCCTGAACAGTCTGGCAATGATGAAAATATCAAAGTGACTATCACAGTCATTGGAGAGTCGGGCCTTAAAGACTTGCTAGAACAAACCGTGAATAAGATTTGGAAGGAACGATTTGACTTCGCAAAAGTATGCACTAACG CTGATGATAAATGGCTGCTTGTGAAGGGTGTTtctgggaaacagggtatgactTTCCTGAAGCACTGTGAAGTAACTTTCGATTGCTTCATAGAACAGTTTAAAGAGGGCACAGTACAACCACCCACTGGAAAATCACG GGTAACAGTTCAACCCACCGAGGATTCGGATACTTCAAGTAGCAGCGACGATGAAATGAGTCCAGGTGCTGAAGCCGATGTTGATAATGAAAACAGACAAAATAGAATTGTGCCTGCTAGATCGATCGGTTCAGACACATACATTCAACTGCAGGGAACCTGT GACTACAAAGTGGCTTTGGCTCGAGCTCTTCAAAAATCGCTTGAATCAGAAAG TGGACTGAATCATCCAAACAATGAAGCCCGCGGATTGCGTCAGTTGAGAGAAAGGTCCTTTCCGTCTTTGGAATTCGAATCTCCGGAATATGATGATAAAGGTGATAGAGGCTATTCCGATCGGATGAAAAAGGTTGTGTATCTGCCCCAG GAGGATCGGAAGCAACAAGTACAAAG aCCCAGGCATGCATATGATAAACGTGATCAAGGTGATAATCCTTCTCTAATGAGTACAAGCAGCTTTTCGCAAAACATGAATGGAATGCAAATTCATGTAGTGAAAGGAGATGTCACAACAGAAAAG GCCGATGCCCTGGTGAACATGGTTTCTTCGAATATGGATTTTGGTGAAACTACCGTCTCGAAGGCGTATCAGAGAGCAGCCGGAGACGCCCTTGAACAA AGCTATGCAGCCGGTAGACAGCATGGTCGAAATATAAACCGAGTTATCGTCACCCAGGGTTGTGGAAAGCTGATTTGCAAAATAGTAATACACGTCGGTCTTATTGTTGGGAAAGACAGGTGCAAAATG TGCTTAAGCATGTTAATTCCGCAAATACTGCAAGAATGCGAGAAGAATCGGTGTCAGTCCATTGCCTTAATACCACTTGGTCTAGGACGAATGTACAAGTACGAGGCTGATGACTGCGCGGAGCAAACCTTTTTGTCTCTAAACCAGTATCACCAGACGTATGGAATTCTGAAG GAGGTCAAGATTATTGTTTCCGATGACAAGACTTTGCAAGTATTTACGACAGCATTAAAATCCGCCGCACAAAGTGGAACCAGTAGTCGTGTACAATTACCGTCATTTCAGCTCCCATTTCAACTCCCTCCGCAAGTAGCTAGGTCGTGTTCACCGGTGACTTTACAACAGCCATACATGTCCCGTCAGCAGCAGCTGGGACTTTCAAAACCATTTGTACAGATAACTGGTTCTCGTCCATCTAACCCAGCAGTTTCCTCCAAGCCAAAGGCAGCGCAATTTCAACACAAAGACGGAAATTCTGGTCAACAAGCGCGTTCTGACTCTTCTCCAAATTtacaaattg atacaAGAAGCACCACAAGACACTACAGAAGTTCTCGTGTGAAATATCAGGCGGTGCCGGGCTTGAATATAAGTGTTTTCGCCAAAGATAGGCCTACATGCGAAAACGCACTGACGGAAATGGGCAAAACAATGAAGCAAGATTTGCTttttgaaaagaaatttgaaaGGATCCATTCATTATCGAAGGAAACTAAATCAGAGATTGCGAAAGTCATAGACGAGCACAATATTATATCAATTAAAG AGAAAGATAGTTTCCTCCTGAAGGGGAGACGTGACGGAGTGCTCAGTGCCCACAGTTGTATTATGGAGATTCTACTTAAGAACCCAAGATCGTCAAACACGAAAAGACGTACTGAAAATACTAAGAGAGAAACTTTAGAATTTGCACGTGTCGTTGCGGAAGAAGAACCTATGGCACCAAATTACTGGAAGCACTACCAAGAGGGTTCAACACTTGCAAATATTATTTTGTCTGTCAAACACAAAATAAAGGGAAACGACTATGAAAAGGTCGATATCAAACCAACATCCCGCACCTACAGTAGAATTGTTCGAATGGTCAATGAAACTACAGATCCTTCAGTTATTGGAAAGGGAAAAGATGCGAATGGTCTCGATCCTGGACGATATTCCAAACTGTGGGTTACCCAGATCCAACGCATAGAAAATTTGAGTTTGTTCCGAAAATACTGCCATAAACGTCAGTCGTTGTTTGAACAGCTAGTTAAACAAAAGAAAGGGGCTTGGCTAAAAGTTGAAAACTCACCTAAGTCAACCGGGCCAATAGTACTACAAAAGCTTGCGTCCAGAAAAATGGCATCAGATTTGCATCCTGAAATAAACGAAGTGTTGTTGTTTCATGGTACAACAGAAGATACCATAGATACCATATGTCAGGATGGACTCGACTCAAGGCTCGGAAGTGGCAAAGCGATGTTCGGTCCAGGCGTGTATGGTGCGGAGAAAGCATTAAAAGCCGACCAGTATACAG ATGACCCAACGTCACGAACATACGGACAAGGTAAAGTTAAGAAAATGTTTCTTATGCGCATGCTTTTGGGGCAGTGTTTTGTGTGCGACGATCAAAATCCAACCAAATACAAACGCGCACCGTGCTGCACATGCTTCAGTGACGTCTGCAAGCAGCATTTACAGCGATTTGATTCTGTCATTGGCGATAACCAGAAACTGTTTAGGGAGTTTGTTGTCTACGATAATGGTCAATGTTATCCGGAGTATTTGATTACCTACGAACGGCGATAG
- the LOC127877306 gene encoding uncharacterized protein LOC127877306 isoform X1 has protein sequence MASSGNVMIIDDDDDNEPNHQQTENQMIKADDPLYAITRPNEPQNIQNDGDSGTKCIPAHFTRQLSTPLNIPKRLPHFGEHQTASHGASASRISETEEMSAVEDRLQKFQGNDVAPKRRERAGKPKWRRERPRSGCGFLGKDSNAPKFPFEVIEEMSAVNVTMLIIKGFGRKHRSSTVNINLDERNNRVTIEAQSMEELNTVQINMRGCLEQIRTRKRNVDKNVADFLATDPCRKCLRAKLKCKKIGAVIDAQEHSCELVGYAFTVNNLDTAFNVLDETLITRDIPLQTHDREAVNVSINKISQHKTELTGMFVSSTTVKLISFVEREVDEIETKIQNLMKDCKPKEERAIVELHNAKARCFNKHFSSGLQSAIRQRNGQYWPEQSGNDENIKVTITVIGESGLKDLLEQTVNKIWKERFDFAKVCTNADDKWLLVKGVSGKQGMTFLKHCEVTFDCFIEQFKEGTVQPPTGKSRVTVQPTEDSDTSSSSDDEMSPGAEADVDNENRQNRIVPARSIGSDTYIQLQGTCDYKVALARALQKSLESESSGLNHPNNEARGLRQLRERSFPSLEFESPEYDDKGDRGYSDRMKKVVYLPQEDRKQQVQRPRHAYDKRDQGDNPSLMSTSSFSQNMNGMQIHVVKGDVTTEKADALVNMVSSNMDFGETTVSKAYQRAAGDALEQSYAAGRQHGRNINRVIVTQGCGKLICKIVIHVGLIVGKDRCKMCLSMLIPQILQECEKNRCQSIALIPLGLGRMYKYEADDCAEQTFLSLNQYHQTYGILKEVKIIVSDDKTLQVFTTALKSAAQSGTSSRVQLPSFQLPFQLPPQVARSCSPVTLQQPYMSRQQQLGLSKPFVQITGSRPSNPAVSSKPKAAQFQHKDGNSGQQARSDSSPNLQIDTRSTTRHYRSSRVKYQAVPGLNISVFAKDRPTCENALTEMGKTMKQDLLFEKKFERIHSLSKETKSEIAKVIDEHNIISIKEKDSFLLKGRRDGVLSAHSCIMEILLKNPRSSNTKRRTENTKRETLEFARVVAEEEPMAPNYWKHYQEGSTLANIILSVKHKIKGNDYEKVDIKPTSRTYSRIVRMVNETTDPSVIGKGKDANGLDPGRYSKLWVTQIQRIENLSLFRKYCHKRQSLFEQLVKQKKGAWLKVENSPKSTGPIVLQKLASRKMASDLHPEINEVLLFHGTTEDTIDTICQDGLDSRLGSGKAMFGPGVYGAEKALKADQYTDDPTSRTYGQGKVKKMFLMRMLLGQCFVCDDQNPTKYKRAPCCTCFSDVCKQHLQRFDSVIGDNQKLFREFVVYDNGQCYPEYLITYERR, from the exons atggcATCGTCAGGAAACGTGATGATcattgatgacgatgatgataatgaaccTAACCATCAGCAAACTGAAAATCAAATGATAAAGGCGGATGATCCGCTCTATGCAATAACAAGGCCAAATGAACCGCAAAATATACAAAACGATGGAGATTCCGGTACTAAATGTATACCAGCACACTTTACGCGACAACTATCTACTCCACTGAACATTCCTAAACGGTTGCCGCATTTCGGTGAACATCAGACAGCGTCCCATGGAGCATCTGCTTCGAGAATATCTGAGACAGAAGAAATGTCTGCCGTTGAAGACAGACTGCAGAAGTTTCAAGGTAACGATGTGGCGCCTAAACGACGCGAGCGGGCGGGAAAACCTAAATGGCGGAGAGAAAGACCTCGTAGCGGATGTGGGTTTTTAGGTAAAGATTCAAATGCGCCGAAGTTTCCGTTTGAAGTTATAGAAGAAATGTCAGCCGTTAATGTCACGATGCTAATCATCAAAGGGTTTGGTAGGAAGCACAGGAGTTCTACTGTAAACATCAACCTCGACGAGCGAAATAATCGAGTGACCATTGAAGCACAATCAATGGAGGAATTGAATACCGTTCAGATAAACATGCGTGGATGTCTTGAACAGATACGTACGAGAAAAAGGAATGTTGATAAGAATGTGGCTGATTTTTTGGCAACTGATCCGTGTCGCAAATGCTTGCGTGCTAAATTGAAATGCAAAAAGATAGGAGCTGTAATTGATGCACAAGAACATTCTTGTGAACTGGTCGGGTATGCATTCACTGTAAACAATCTCGACACAGCGTTTAACGTTTTAGACGAAACGTTGATTACAAGAGACATTCCGTTGCAAACGCACGATCGCGAGGCTGTTAATGTGTCAATCAATAAAATAAGTCAACACAAAACCGAACTTACTGGTATGTTCGTGTCCTCGACGACAGTTAAATTAATCAGTTTCGTTGAAAGAGAAGTAGACGAAATAGAGACGAAGATCCAGAATTTGATGAAGGATTGTAAGCCAAAGGAAGAACGCGCGATTGTGGAATTACATAATGCAAAAGCCAGGTGCTTTAACAAGCACTTTTCGAGTGGACTTCAATCTGCAATAAG ACAAAGAAACGGCCAGTATTGGCCTGAACAGTCTGGCAATGATGAAAATATCAAAGTGACTATCACAGTCATTGGAGAGTCGGGCCTTAAAGACTTGCTAGAACAAACCGTGAATAAGATTTGGAAGGAACGATTTGACTTCGCAAAAGTATGCACTAACG CTGATGATAAATGGCTGCTTGTGAAGGGTGTTtctgggaaacagggtatgactTTCCTGAAGCACTGTGAAGTAACTTTCGATTGCTTCATAGAACAGTTTAAAGAGGGCACAGTACAACCACCCACTGGAAAATCACG GGTAACAGTTCAACCCACCGAGGATTCGGATACTTCAAGTAGCAGCGACGATGAAATGAGTCCAGGTGCTGAAGCCGATGTTGATAATGAAAACAGACAAAATAGAATTGTGCCTGCTAGATCGATCGGTTCAGACACATACATTCAACTGCAGGGAACCTGT GACTACAAAGTGGCTTTGGCTCGAGCTCTTCAAAAATCGCTTGAATCAGAAAG CAGTGGACTGAATCATCCAAACAATGAAGCCCGCGGATTGCGTCAGTTGAGAGAAAGGTCCTTTCCGTCTTTGGAATTCGAATCTCCGGAATATGATGATAAAGGTGATAGAGGCTATTCCGATCGGATGAAAAAGGTTGTGTATCTGCCCCAG GAGGATCGGAAGCAACAAGTACAAAG aCCCAGGCATGCATATGATAAACGTGATCAAGGTGATAATCCTTCTCTAATGAGTACAAGCAGCTTTTCGCAAAACATGAATGGAATGCAAATTCATGTAGTGAAAGGAGATGTCACAACAGAAAAG GCCGATGCCCTGGTGAACATGGTTTCTTCGAATATGGATTTTGGTGAAACTACCGTCTCGAAGGCGTATCAGAGAGCAGCCGGAGACGCCCTTGAACAA AGCTATGCAGCCGGTAGACAGCATGGTCGAAATATAAACCGAGTTATCGTCACCCAGGGTTGTGGAAAGCTGATTTGCAAAATAGTAATACACGTCGGTCTTATTGTTGGGAAAGACAGGTGCAAAATG TGCTTAAGCATGTTAATTCCGCAAATACTGCAAGAATGCGAGAAGAATCGGTGTCAGTCCATTGCCTTAATACCACTTGGTCTAGGACGAATGTACAAGTACGAGGCTGATGACTGCGCGGAGCAAACCTTTTTGTCTCTAAACCAGTATCACCAGACGTATGGAATTCTGAAG GAGGTCAAGATTATTGTTTCCGATGACAAGACTTTGCAAGTATTTACGACAGCATTAAAATCCGCCGCACAAAGTGGAACCAGTAGTCGTGTACAATTACCGTCATTTCAGCTCCCATTTCAACTCCCTCCGCAAGTAGCTAGGTCGTGTTCACCGGTGACTTTACAACAGCCATACATGTCCCGTCAGCAGCAGCTGGGACTTTCAAAACCATTTGTACAGATAACTGGTTCTCGTCCATCTAACCCAGCAGTTTCCTCCAAGCCAAAGGCAGCGCAATTTCAACACAAAGACGGAAATTCTGGTCAACAAGCGCGTTCTGACTCTTCTCCAAATTtacaaattg atacaAGAAGCACCACAAGACACTACAGAAGTTCTCGTGTGAAATATCAGGCGGTGCCGGGCTTGAATATAAGTGTTTTCGCCAAAGATAGGCCTACATGCGAAAACGCACTGACGGAAATGGGCAAAACAATGAAGCAAGATTTGCTttttgaaaagaaatttgaaaGGATCCATTCATTATCGAAGGAAACTAAATCAGAGATTGCGAAAGTCATAGACGAGCACAATATTATATCAATTAAAG AGAAAGATAGTTTCCTCCTGAAGGGGAGACGTGACGGAGTGCTCAGTGCCCACAGTTGTATTATGGAGATTCTACTTAAGAACCCAAGATCGTCAAACACGAAAAGACGTACTGAAAATACTAAGAGAGAAACTTTAGAATTTGCACGTGTCGTTGCGGAAGAAGAACCTATGGCACCAAATTACTGGAAGCACTACCAAGAGGGTTCAACACTTGCAAATATTATTTTGTCTGTCAAACACAAAATAAAGGGAAACGACTATGAAAAGGTCGATATCAAACCAACATCCCGCACCTACAGTAGAATTGTTCGAATGGTCAATGAAACTACAGATCCTTCAGTTATTGGAAAGGGAAAAGATGCGAATGGTCTCGATCCTGGACGATATTCCAAACTGTGGGTTACCCAGATCCAACGCATAGAAAATTTGAGTTTGTTCCGAAAATACTGCCATAAACGTCAGTCGTTGTTTGAACAGCTAGTTAAACAAAAGAAAGGGGCTTGGCTAAAAGTTGAAAACTCACCTAAGTCAACCGGGCCAATAGTACTACAAAAGCTTGCGTCCAGAAAAATGGCATCAGATTTGCATCCTGAAATAAACGAAGTGTTGTTGTTTCATGGTACAACAGAAGATACCATAGATACCATATGTCAGGATGGACTCGACTCAAGGCTCGGAAGTGGCAAAGCGATGTTCGGTCCAGGCGTGTATGGTGCGGAGAAAGCATTAAAAGCCGACCAGTATACAG ATGACCCAACGTCACGAACATACGGACAAGGTAAAGTTAAGAAAATGTTTCTTATGCGCATGCTTTTGGGGCAGTGTTTTGTGTGCGACGATCAAAATCCAACCAAATACAAACGCGCACCGTGCTGCACATGCTTCAGTGACGTCTGCAAGCAGCATTTACAGCGATTTGATTCTGTCATTGGCGATAACCAGAAACTGTTTAGGGAGTTTGTTGTCTACGATAATGGTCAATGTTATCCGGAGTATTTGATTACCTACGAACGGCGATAG